AGAAAGATAAAGAAtagaagaaggaaaaaagaagaagaagaagaagaagaagaagaatacggaagaaagaaagaaagaaaggaataATCAAGAGAAATCACGCGGACTAACCCTGTGGTAAAGTGCAGTGAACCGAGCAGAGGGCTGATGTGAGTGTGGCTTTCTACCACGAAACCGAGCATAATACTCGCAAAGTGCAATAGTTTGCTGTACTGGCATTGACCACTTTTCAGCTTGTGTAAACTAAGTGTATCAGCACCGGTCGATTGTCGACTGCTCCTTTGGCGAGCTCCTGTTCTCTCAACTCACCACTTTTGACTTTTGCCAGGCGTGTGCATGAAGCTGAGCTCCCTTCATGCGGTCGTCTGCGTTAGGGATGTATTGTGTCGCCAGAGCAGCCATGGCGCATTGGAGGACCTGTACATGCTCTGTCTCCTCCTCGGGTACATCCTCATAAGTGTGCTTATGGATGATGGGGTTCTTGGGGTGGACATGCTCCCAATAGGTTTCTAAGTATGTCGGAATTGAGTCTCTCGTCGCTGCAGGGAGAGATATGGGCATCAGATCAGGAGTACTCAATAAGCTGCCATCTGAAGGCCCAGAGCTACATGCCCCCAATCCGAAAGCTCCATCTGATGTTGGTAGCGAGGAGACAGCTAATAAAGTCTCAGATTGAGCGACAGCTAATGAAGGGGACATGCTACGAACTGCAGGAATAGGAATCTGATTGGTAGTGCTGAAAGAAGGGCCTTCGGAGTATCCAGGTAATGCAAGATCCATATCACCAAAGACAGACGGATATGCTTGTGGTGGAGTATCGGTATATGAATACGAGCCAGGGTATGTGTTGCTGTCCAGACTGGCAGTGATGTCATTTGCAGTCGTTGGGTAAGCTGGAGTCGCGGTCATCCAAGACCCGTTCGTTGTTGGCACGGAGAATTGTGAGCGCCTTGTGTTATCTGGGGGAGTCGAGAATGTACTTGTAGGAGCTGATGAAGACATTGAGCTTTCAGGCCAGCCTAGATCCGGGGGTGCTTCCTCAGGGATGGATGATATTATGGACATGCCGGACATGTTTCTTGGTTCCGAATAGCTTGCTACAAAACTGTCGTTCGTTGGTAGTGTATGGAGCACATAGTTGTTTGGCCCGATGGGGTAGTTATCTGAGGAATTGTTCACGGTTGGCGGCGGATTGTAGGCCCTGATGAGGAGCAGATGTCGATGCCACTGATGGCCATGAAACAGCCATATTCGAGCTGCTGTTTGCGGTTACTGCTCGAGGGTGTCTATAGACTTCAGGCATTTTGAGTCCTAGTTCTGGCGCAGAGTCTGCAGGGGGCAAGCTAGGTGTTTTCGGGCTACCTTGACGGCTATGTTTCGGGTCTCTAACATCTTGACCATCTTGCTCACTACTCTTGTTAGCCTCGAAGCCCTCCAGGTGTCACTATTCCAACGTACTGTCTTTGAACATGACGGTCGAGGAGGTCCTTGCGATGGAAAGTCTTATTACAGTTTTCGACCGGGCAGAATAAATCAGGAGCTGAGTGACTGAGCTGATGACGTCTGTATCCCATTGTTAGAAACACCTCTTAGCTTTGCGGAAGATCACAAACCTCAAGTGCTCTGCTCTAGAGAAGGTCTGGGAAAGTTAGATGTGAAGATCGTagagagagaagaaataTACCTTGGGGCACTGGTTGCATGTGTGAACCGGAACAcctttcttggccttgcttATCTTTCTGGTTATAGGAGTCAACTTGACGTGTGCCTCTCCAGTGGCTGCTCCAGTGGTGAAGGGCCTCATGGGAGTGTGCGATGATGGGCCAGGCTGGTAGGAGAACTCGTTGGAGTCAACACTTGCGTTGCTACGGCGTCGGCTAGTCATGTTGATATTGGgctttggtgatgatgtgTGATCATCGAGAGAAGATTTCATGGATGAAACAGGAATATCAGACCTGTTGTTatgggaggaagagggtgGTGGATGTTTTAATGTAGTAGCATGGCTGTGGGTAGAGGGTGGCCTTGAAGTCAATCCGACGGAACGGGTTCCGGGACTTGAATCGACGTGTTCGTCGTCGGTATTCATGATATTCTTGAGACTAGCCATGGCCCAGAGTTGATAACAGAAGCACAAATCAAAAGAGGCAGTGAGTCCGGAGAATTATAGATGGACAAGCCAAACTTAGGAAGACACAGCCCCCAGGGAGGCGTATGAACAAGTCCCGGCAGATGGGACGTTTTAGGCTCATGTAAAGAAGGTGGGCGATGAGGGTATAGAACAGCAAGTGGGAGTAATAGTGGGGGAGTTGGTGTAGAATTCGAGCAAGATCACAGACGGGAAGAGGTACAGACGGCTAAGGCTGGCGAACAGAGCGAGCCCAGTGTTTAGCAGGGATGCGGATGTGAATATGGGGCTCAGTGCAAGTGAGATATTTACTCTTGGTACAAAGATAGGAACCAGGAGAGGCATTGCTGGGTTAGACCTGGGCAGGATTATTTGAGAGAGTGTTAGAACATGGATGCAAGGGGATGTCGATGTGATTGACCCAAGGTTGAAGACAACCCTGCGAGCTGAGTATGGGGCGCAGGACAGGGGAGTTGATGCATGGATTGAAACATGGATATGGACAAGATTAGATGCTTTGAAGGAGGTGAGGTGGAGGGGAAACAAGAGATGCACCTGATGCAAGGCACTTGTCTGCCTCTTGATTACTGTACGTAGTGTTTAAAGCGTCCTCGACACCAAAAGGTTGCGACATGGGGAGTCCATCCCAttgtttggtttggtttgtCCATGTGCCACCCTCTCACATCGACCCTTGTCGCATGCTTGCCGCTCCCTGTTCGTCGAGAATGCGACAAGTGGCGGGACGGGGCCGCAAGCGCCATCTAAGCCTTCAAGGAACGGTACCTGATCGAGCAACTAGCGCCCAGGTGTGGTACCGTATCAAAAAGACACTATTCACCCCCGACCGATCCGATGGCTTGCGGGTGGTAGCTCGCGCTTAGACGTAGTTGGCGCAGACCTATCCAATGCTTTTTGAAGAGAGACAGAATGGCGGCGATGATCAGTAAGAATGGTTGTATTGAGAAAAGGGAAAATGTTGCACATGAAGAATCCAAAAATACCAGCACGGAATAGCAGCACAGAGGCGTAGAAATTCGAACTGGTGCTAGGGGATGCTCGGGCACTAGGGTTAAAATTGATTTTGGAGCTCCAGTTTCACAGGAAGCTAAAGCAATGCATCTGCATCGTATCTGGGCACTGAGACATCGTGGGCACGAGCGTGGGCGTGGTCGGGCGGGTATGGCGTCAAGGCGCCTGTTGGTGGCTGCTCTAGAAGCTAGAACCGATCATGGCTTGATGTCTCCAGAATGACAACAGACATGACATCGCGCATTTGAAATGGGTGTGGCTGTCTGACAGGTATCGACAACGATGCGTaggagagaaaaaaagatcCAATACAGAAGAGGCTGTGTCTAGAAAGGTTAAGTCGAGGAAAATGAACTGGGGAGAGAAGGAAAGGCGGCCGACAGGTAGGTACTATACTGTACCTTCCAGTAGCTCTTGCTTGCATCAGTAACGGGTACCGGCTTACCTAAGAGCTTGACCTACCGACTTGGTAAGCATCCATTCCCATTAGTCTGGTCCCGATATTGCCGATATATCAGCTATTGAGTTTATTGACACTGCCTTTAGATTGTGTTTTTTAAAACTTTCTATGTAATTACTTCCATCACTTCGATTGTGAAGCAACTCGTCTTTGGGGAACCCTGGGTCCATCCAACCTTACAAGTGCTTATCCCAAGGGTTTACTGGTAATTAGCTCCCATGGCCCGACCAGCCTCAATAGGGCCCGCGCCGTTACAACACTGTCCAGTGTCCATTGTCCACATGGTTTAGGTAGGTATGTTAGGTTCGGTCTAAGCTTTTTAACCGAGTTCTCAATATCACCCACATTTAATCCGAATCGCATACTGATCTCAATACCGGTATCCCATTCTCATGACAGATGTATGTATTGAAACATTACTTGAAATGTTGGATCCTTTCCCCTGGTAGCGTCAATTCGAATCCCTGTCTGTTGTACAAGGGTGACATTAGCCCAGCCTTGCTGGGCGCTAGGGTGGCCAAACAAAAGTCTAGGGCAGACACACCACAGCTCAGCCACTCGATGGCTGATTGGTCAATGTTTCATGATGACCTGAGGTGACCTATTTTTACATCCTTGGGCTGCGCCTGTTGGGTCCTGCACAGACAAAATCTGCTTGTTCAGTGTGATGCGCTAGCTCAAGCAGAAAGTTAGCAGCGTCACGATAATGCTTGTTGCGATCGACAAATTAATTAATCAGAGACAAGGCATTCTTTAATTTGCAGATCGACGAGTCAATTCCAGCAACGCCTTGCGGCTCATTGACCCATAAACTACCTATTGGCTTATTGAATACTAATCTTCTTCTGAGTCGGGAACAAACCGTTGTGCTCGTCCCGAGCAAAAGGATATGAAATGCGGGGCCGGACCGTTCCACGTTCCACGCTGTTTCTCCCCGCCTTTTGGCTGGACATGGAAATAGGAAATAACAACGTCCACGAGACTACACGGCACCAGCTGTCCAAAGGTTGTCCTTCTTTCCCAAATTAGATCATCACATATTGTTGTCTACCATATGTCATTCCGCACACTAAGCCTAGTATAAACGACCTTTTTCGGATTTTGAGGCCAAGACTCTGGGGGATTCGGCCCGCACGGAGAATATTCCTTAAAAGAAGTCCTCCACGGGACTCGTAGAGCTGTTTGTTGCAACCATAGATTCATATCTGGGTGGACAAGCGAAAAGCCCCCGGCGCTTGGATCCCGACTATTTTTGTATTTAGAGGCTCTTTTGGACCAATAcattgacaagaagaagcggcTTTTCCCAATGTAGATCTTGCACGAAATCTACCCTGTTTCTGTCGCCAAGGTCTCGCTAAGATGCTACATGAACTCATCCCGTCACTACGTCGCAGACATGCCCATGTTGACAACTAGCTTTTCAGCACCGATGCACGTCTGGTCTGATTCGCATGTGCTCCTCTAGAAGTGGAAGCAGATCTACACATGGGGACACACCCCTTGACTTGGCACTTGTTGCCTGTCACTCACCACATGTCTCCAACTTTCTATACACCGCAATTTGAGTTTATGAACTAGTCGCCCATTTGAGTACTGGCCGAAATCTTCATGACCCTTGTGGGGGTCATCTCCATTCGGACGTTTATCCGGGCATCCTCGATCGTATCTTTTACCTATCGCAGCCTGGTACGAATCATTGACATTTAGGAGCTTGACATTTTCGACATCAACATTTGCAATCAGGTTTCTCCTGTACATGCTGAGGGACTGCTTTCTACATCGCATTGCAAGGCGTGGAGAGATTCCTGTTGCCTAATGTCGATCGTTTAGGTCGAGGCAGACTGATGCTGACTGTACGATCGACAAATTCAACCAGATATCCCCTCGAACTCCAATTTACCACCattgccatgatgaagtGGTCTCATCTGTTGGAACGTTACTTCTAATCATCCAGTGCTGTAGTAATCATCTGACTGAGCTCAATTGACAGTATAGCCGCCTAGGCGCCTAAGCGCAGGCGCCCCCAGATTGTGGTATTTGAGTGTCTGCGCCATCCGGAAAGCTGGATAACCTGAAGAGATTTGGCTCGGACTGATTTGCTCCGATATTTCAGCCTCACCGAGGGGGCCATGCACACTGGCTTGGTTAGCTGTACGACAATAGTTATCATGTCAGCAACGAGGGGCTCGAAATAAACTCCCGAACCAAAGGATTGTACCTGCAGAGACGCAGGCCGTAGCAAGGTGGTCCTAAGAATGAGATAATGTCACAAAAAAGGAGAGTATCGGAACATTTGAACTGATCAATCATACTCCTCGGATTACTTCGCCCAACTGTCGTACAATCCCGCAGCTACCTTAGACAAAAAGAATCCGCGTTCAACAGTGCGCCGAGGTTACATCGTAGTCGCGAAAACATTCGATACATAAAAGCCAGAACGCCTTGTATACCGGTCCTGTATTAAAGCGCACAGCCGAATACTGATTAAAATAATAATCCAAAGTCCATTGCGCAAACATCTGTTGTCCCTATCGTGGTGGCCctgcctcctcttccttctggacATTTTTAACCAATCTCCCACATTTGCAATCTGCATGACCATACAGCTCCATTTATAGCTTCGAAGGAGcggctgcagctgcagctgcagctgcggTTGGAGTGATTGATGAGTCCTTTGGCGATTTGGCGTGTGTATCACTCTCTTCAGACTCATCGTCGCTGGGGGGTCGGCTGCTATCGGTAACATTTCCTCGGCTCTTGGTCATCTAGACGATCGTTAGCTCAAGGTGGAAACTGTGGTGCATGTCCACTACTCACCCATCCTCGGACACCACCAACAAGACCGAGAGCGTAGCCAGTGATGAACTCTTTGGGTGTACCAGAAGCGCCTGGCGAGCGTAGTGCCTCTGAGCTGCCTGCACTGTTAAATCGGGCGGGGCTCTGAGGACGGCTAGTAGGCCAGAACTGCTTGAGCTCACGACCGAGTTCTTGACCAGTAGTGGTCCAGTTGTTTGTGATGTTTTCCCGCAGGTCCTGAACATGTCGCTTGAGATCCAGctcgttcttcttgagccAGCTCACATTGAGCTCCTGGCGGGAAGTACCGCGCTTGAATTGTCGGGCAATGTACTTCTCGTAGTCGCGAACGATTCTGCGAGCTGTTAGAATGTTGGAAAGCATGGGTGCTCGGTAGCATACCTTGTGATGAGACCAGTTGTGCTGACACCTTCTGTTCGCTGTGTGACAAGGAACTTGCCAGCAGCCTTGATGGGCTGGTAGATGTCGTCGCCCTCGTCCGCGCCGTAAGGAAGATCATCGTGAGCGACATAGTCGAGCTTGTTCTCGTCGAGAAATTCGGGGGTAACAATCCATGGGCAATCCTCGATTACCTCATCGACCCATTTGCAGTGGCGGAGAGTTTCGGCACGCTCAGCGGCAGACATCACAGTCAAACCCTTGCGCTTGTGTGTTTCGTGGTCGCCTGTGACTCCAACGACGAGTGTTGTGTCAGGgaaagccttcttggcctgctcgAGTTGTCGCATGTGGCTAAAGAGTGGTCAGCAGACAGTTCAGTTTCAAGAAGTTGGTCCTTTGACTTAcccaagatggaagagatcAAACACACCATCAGCGTATACACGAACAGGTCGGCCAACAGGAGGTGGGTTGGTCTTGTAGCCACCGGCAGGATCTTGGAGCTTGCCAatgggaggaggaggcatgGCCTCAATTCTTCgctgctcttcttcgtcaagctCCCTCAGAGAAGTCTTACGACCCTTGCGACCGACTCGCTCAGCAATGTCGATGCTGGCTTCTGTCGTGTCGCTTGGCTCGCCAGGATCCAGGGCATGGTCAGCGGCTGTCTCGAGGACACGATCCGCGCTAGAGCGCTGTCTCTTAGGAATTGGGCCTCCAACAGCTGATCCTCGGCTGTGAAGTCGTCCCGACTCAGCGGCTGTTGTGTCTCCTTCCTCACCAGATGCATCACGAGAGGATGTCTGGATGCCATTATCACCAAGATCAGCGGCCGACTCCACGCGAAGGGAGTTTCTCTTGCGCTTCCCGCCCTGGGATGAACTTGATGGCGAAGACATGGCTGATAGATAAGACTGGCACTGACTTTGACTGTTGGGGGAAGATGACGTGGCTTCGGGGTCGGGTCGGGTTGTGGGAGAGGATGAGAGAGACCTTAGGAGTAGGGGCCTAGGTAAGTCTGGTCTTAATTATGTGCGTGCTGAGGAACGAGACGGGGAAGCGACCTGGAACTGCTGTAGCAGTAGGTAGTTATTAACCTGGAGGAAAACGGTTACGGCTACCGAAGCAGTTCCACGTTGACGCGAAAAAAACCGGGTCTTGAATTGGGTCTGGACTTTCTCCAGAGCTGATTGGGTTTGGGGCGTAATATTCCCTGTAAAAGTCTGGGGTTCTAAAACTTGGCTCCTCGCCTTACAACAGCACTTTATATGCGAGACTCTGAGGATACCGTCATCGGAGGCGATATATGATGATTGATAAAGAGcagaaacaagaaacaaGGCATGATGCATTGATCAAGGTTGGGACAGAGTCAAAAGCTGATATCTACAGATAAGCCACTGCTTTCTTCCTTTCGAGTTCCCCTATAGCTCTCGATGGAACGGACGACATCGTCTAATTAAAAAAGTGGCCCGGCTTTCTCGTGTCAAAAAAAGGAGTGTAATCTCAAACACTTAATAGCGCAACTACCATAGCCATCACACCTTAGATGAGACAGGCAACTGCTCTCGTGACAATGCTTGTTCACTTGTAATTGCGCTCAACATGAATTTTGTGCATCTTAATAACTGTTTTTGAGCCGAATCGTCGCGTCAAATGTCAATTTCTCCAACACGATGTGGATTGTGGCGTCATTGCTGCCACCCCTTTAGCTGATCTACATGAAAAGGGGGAAGAAGCTGGTGGAAGAGAGCTTGAAGTGGTCACATGATGACGCACGTGAGTGTTCATCAATGTGATCAGATACTCATATATTCATTCATCCAAGGTTCCTCATGTTGCCCAAAGAATTTAACAAAGCTGAGCCAATGGCCCAAGTCAGTCAAGCTTCCTCGCAGACTACCTAAAGATTGCTCGTCGACTCAAGTAATCTTAAAAATGCAGCTTATGCTTATTGTTGTCAATGCAACATGCGTTTCAAAGAGTCCTCAGGAGGGGCATCTTCACAAATCTGGAATCATTCTATTCAAGCAAAAGCAAGGTCAATATTATCGGACAACCTGCTAGACCCACCGTGTAGCAATCCTCTCCATACAGGATAACCAGGTAAATACgcagaccaagaagatgcGTTCGTTACTTGGGCCTGGTCATCGACCCCAAGACCCTGGAACCATCCAAGCCTAGGTGATCGTAGCTGGGAATAGAGTTTGGACAGTATTCCGGATACTACCAGCACAATGAACCAGAGAAATATAGAATTGTTCGGGCCATCTACTGATTCATCCTGGCATTAATTGGTGCTTCTGGTGAGTTTCTTTGCCTCTTCAGGGCCTCTCAAACTCTGTGCGTTTCAAGCTGTAGCTCCCTGGATATAATTTCGATAGGCCCTTGCCTTTTTGGACCAAGAACCCCAAACCAAACAAGTTCCTTGTCTGATACTCAGCCTTCATTGGTGGTTAGCAAATACCCTAGTCATTAGCACCAAGGCATATCTTGACCTACccccaagaacaagaatcaATTTGGCCTTGCTACTTCTCATGGCAATGGAAATCTTAAACAAATATTGGTTATTTAACTTCTAGTCGTGAACACCACCGCAAAACTTCCCTTACCCGAGATCACTGGATGCCGCTTCACCCTCCCTGTTTCGAATGAAACAATCTACACTTGGCTCTAATCTGGCTTCTATGGCTTCTCTATGATAGAACAGATGGCCTGCTTTCTTTGTTCTGTCTGTTTCAAATCAACCAGGATGTCAATCACAGCCGTCAAACTTGGAAAAGTCCGCCAATCCAACCAACTCGGCTATCAGACCCTTCGAATAAGCTTAGGCTAAGCCTTGACTGCAAATGGCGAGAAGTACCTATCCTGAATAAGCTTCCCCTTGTCAAGGTTTCAGTGACAAACTGGCAGCGGCTTGTCTGTCATTAGCTCCGTTCCCAGAATTGACTGGCCTGTGGCTGGAGGTCTGGGACGGTATCGTTGCATGACAGAAATCCTTTATAAGGAGTCAGACCTGGACAAACAACATCTAGCCCAGCAGGATATTCTTTGCTACTTTCTTTCATCTTTGGCAGTCCTGGGCAGGCCCGCAAAACCGCattctttaatattttcCACTTTATTCTCGTTTAAGTGATCACTCGTTTAATCATTTCCAACATTCGAAAAGCTGCGCTTCTCACCATTGCCAACTTTGGCTCTGCCTTTGCCGCTCTACAGTTCTACAACCAgtgtggtggtggtgcttaCACCGGAGACACCACATGTCCCTCCGGTTCCACATGCGTCGAAGCCACCAAGTGGTACAGCCAGTGTATTCCCGATGCCAAGGCTGGTCCCTCTCCtaaggctgctgctgtcgaGAAGTCTGATGTTGGTCTTCCCAGCTTCGGGTTCCCCGAGTTCCCTGAAGCTCCTGGTAGCGGTAGCGGCAATCAAAACGGTGGTGAGAACGACGAGAATGCTTCTCTTCCCCCTATTGTCTCAGCTCCAGCGGAGGAGGCTGACGAGTCGAGCAAGAAGCCTGTTGAGACTCCCATCGATGGCCCCGTAGCTAATCCAACTGAAGCTCCTGTCGCTACTCCTGATGCCGGCTCTGGATCTGGCTCAGGAGCTGGAGGTATCACACGAACTATCCCCGCATCCAGCGGTGCCAGTGCTGCTGCTACCGCCATCCCTGTTTCTAGTGAATTCGATGGCAAAATGACATACTATGATCGTTCCCGTGAGTTTGGTCTTCTCAGCTACGGCCCATCTCACTAACATCATCCAGCGGCCGTATGCCAGGATCAGGTGGAGACTGGCGAGGCTGGTGAGGCTGGTGCCATGTTCATTCTCGAGGATGGTGCTACTCTCCGCAATGTTATTATTGGGCCTGGCCAAGCTGAGGGCGTCCACTGTAAGGGAACCTGCACTCTTGAAAACGTCTGGTTTGAAGACGTTTGTGAAGATGCCATCACCCTAAAGCAAAAATCCGGCACCTCCGCTATCCGTGGAGGAGGTGCTTTCCACGCCGCCGATAAGGTTGTTCAGTTTAACGGTCGTGGCACTGTCGAGATCTCCGACTTTTATGTTGAAGACTATGGCAAGCTTGTGCGATCTTGCGGTAACTGCAAGGATAATGGTGGTCCCCGGAATGTTGTTATTGACAACGTCGCTGCTGTCAACGGCGGTGTTCTCTGCGGTAGTAAGTCACATTGGAGACATCAGTCGAGCTTGTGACTAACAATTTCTTAGTCAATACTAATTATGGCGACACTTGCACCGTCTTCAACGCTTGTCAGGACTCAGGCAAGAACTGTGACCTTTTCGAGGGTAACTCTGACGGCAGTGAAC
This DNA window, taken from Fusarium oxysporum f. sp. lycopersici 4287 chromosome 7, whole genome shotgun sequence, encodes the following:
- a CDS encoding choline-phosphate cytidylyltransferase; its protein translation is MSSPSSSSQGGKRKRNSLRVESAADLGDNGIQTSSRDASGEEGDTTAAESGRLHSRGSAVGGPIPKRQRSSADRVLETAADHALDPGEPSDTTEASIDIAERVGRKGRKTSLRELDEEEQRRIEAMPPPPIGKLQDPAGGYKTNPPPVGRPVRVYADGVFDLFHLGHMRQLEQAKKAFPDTTLVVGVTGDHETHKRKGLTVMSAAERAETLRHCKWVDEVIEDCPWIVTPEFLDENKLDYVAHDDLPYGADEGDDIYQPIKAAGKFLVTQRTEGVSTTGLITRIVRDYEKYIARQFKRGTSRQELNVSWLKKNELDLKRHVQDLRENITNNWTTTGQELGRELKQFWPTSRPQSPARFNSAGSSEALRSPGASGTPKEFITGYALGLVGGVRGWVSSGHAPQFPP
- a CDS encoding choline-phosphate cytidylyltransferase, which produces MSSPSSSSQGGKRKRNSLRVESAADLGDNGIQTSSRDASGEEGDTTAAESGRLHSRGSAVGGPIPKRQRSSADRVLETAADHALDPGEPSDTTEASIDIAERVGRKGRKTSLRELDEEEQRRIEAMPPPPIGKLQDPAGGYKTNPPPVGRPVRVYADGVFDLFHLGHMRQLEQAKKAFPDTTLVVGVTGDHETHKRKGLTVMSAAERAETLRHCKWVDEVIEDCPWIVTPEFLDENKLDYVAHDDLPYGADEGDDIYQPIKAAGKFLVTQRTEGVSTTGLITRIVRDYEKYIARQFKRGTSRQELNVSWLKKNELDLKRHVQDLRENITNNWTTTGQELGRELKQFWPTSRPQSPARFNSAGSSEALRSPGASGTPKEFITGYALGLVGGVRGWMTKSRGNVTDSSRPPSDDESEESDTHAKSPKDSSITPTAAAAAAAAAPSKL
- a CDS encoding hypothetical protein (At least one base has a quality score < 10); translated protein: MASLKNIMNTDDEHVDSSPGTRSVGLTSRPPSTHSHATTLKHPPPSSSHNNRSDIPVSSMKSSLDDHTSSPKPNINMTSRRRSNASVDSNEFSYQPGPSSHTPMRPFTTGAATGEAHVKLTPITRKISKAKKGVPVHTCNQCPKTFSRAEHLRRHQLSHSAPDLFCPVENCNKTFHRKDLLDRHVQRHEQDGQDVRDPKHSRQGSPKTPSLPPADSAPELGLKMPEVYRHPRAVTANSSSNMAVSWPSVASTSAPHQGLQSAANHNYPIGPNNYVLHTLPTNDSFVASYSEPRNMSGMSIISSIPEEAPPDLGWPESSMSSSAPTSTFSTPPDNTRRSQFSVPTTNGSWMTATPAYPTTANDITASLDSNTYPGSYSYTDTPPQAYPSVFGDMDLALPGYSEGPSFSTTNQIPIPAVRSMSPSLAVAQSETLLAVSSLPTSDGAFGLGACSSGPSDGSLLSTPDLMPISLPAATRDSIPTYLETYWEHVHPKNPIIHKHTYEDVPEEETEHVQVLQCAMAALATQYIPNADDRMKGAQLHAHAWQKSKVFTQAEKWSMPVQQTIALCEYYARFRGRKPHSHQPSARFTALYHRVFNHHHESSSRSSPRGQSAWKIWVAAETQRRLLAACFLLDVHSSRYHQRPYVSAIGLDYTAPDTLPIPLTATTTKSWEAHDPQTWTRLRTRKDPKTISSINMRMLSATDVASLPAFDAAILLAACSLFISRRQNSAHVGLMEGALNFESERMLMLRAFPDSAVASSYLALQYTPLYYLLSVSGQSWVFNKKVTDFNIFVEHQRLLGEWCKSSTAAIATVFAARALNIFLNLKASSDQGEDREGKSNQQQTIHWTDISDYWGVYVCSLICWAFGIEDKQDKDNTKILPKAAKQWILTVADLEPSELQAQNHRNGAQKVVSLVKEALENDCLGGGNILFADAVNVLKQLERGASARSCPAV